One genomic segment of Arthrobacter sp. Marseille-P9274 includes these proteins:
- a CDS encoding acyl carrier protein: protein MASNEEILAGLAEIVNEETGLAPEAVELDKSFTDDLDIDSISMMTIVVNAEEKFGVRIPDEEVKNLKTVGDAVDFIAKAQA from the coding sequence ATGGCTAGCAACGAAGAAATCCTGGCAGGACTGGCAGAGATCGTGAACGAGGAGACCGGCCTGGCTCCCGAAGCGGTTGAACTGGATAAGTCCTTCACCGACGACCTGGACATCGACTCCATCTCCATGATGACCATCGTCGTCAACGCCGAGGAAAAGTTCGGTGTCCGGATTCCGGACGAAGAGGTCAAGAACCTCAAGACCGTTGGCGACGCCGTCGACTTCATCGCCAAGGCCCAGGCCTAG
- the fabF gene encoding beta-ketoacyl-ACP synthase II, protein MARKVVITGLGATTPIGGDVPTTWQNSLKGVSGARTLEDEWVARYELPVTFACRASNKPDEVLSRVEAKRMDPSTQFAVVASREAWKDSGIEDIDHDRLAVAFATGIGGVWTLLDAWDTLRERGPRRVLPMTVPMLMPNGPAAAVSMDLGARAGAHTPVSACASGTEAMSMGIELIRAGKADVVMTGGAEAAIHPMPIAAFSAMQALSRRNDDPEHASRPYDIDRDGFVMGEGAGALVLEAEEHALARGARIYAELAGSGVTADAYHITAPDPEGLGATRALKAALFDARAQATDVVHVNAHATSTPVGDKPEYTALRAALGNHVDNVAVSATKSQTGHLLGASGAVESVLTVMAIYERKMPVSINLERQDPEIPLDVVTSVRDMPSGDVVALNNSFGFGGHNAVVVFRNV, encoded by the coding sequence ATGGCACGCAAAGTAGTCATCACCGGCCTCGGCGCCACCACGCCCATTGGCGGCGACGTCCCCACCACCTGGCAGAATTCGCTCAAGGGTGTCTCGGGAGCCCGCACGCTTGAGGACGAGTGGGTTGCCCGGTACGAACTGCCGGTGACTTTTGCCTGCCGGGCGAGCAACAAACCCGACGAGGTCCTCAGCCGGGTCGAAGCCAAGCGCATGGACCCGTCCACCCAGTTCGCCGTCGTCGCGTCACGTGAGGCGTGGAAGGACTCGGGCATCGAGGACATCGACCATGACCGGCTGGCTGTTGCCTTTGCAACCGGCATCGGTGGTGTCTGGACTCTCCTCGACGCCTGGGATACCCTGCGCGAACGCGGCCCCCGCCGGGTGCTCCCGATGACGGTGCCGATGCTCATGCCCAATGGTCCTGCGGCGGCAGTCAGCATGGATCTCGGTGCCCGCGCCGGTGCCCACACGCCCGTCTCGGCCTGTGCCTCCGGAACGGAAGCAATGTCGATGGGTATTGAACTCATCCGGGCCGGCAAGGCAGACGTGGTCATGACGGGTGGCGCCGAGGCTGCCATCCATCCGATGCCGATCGCCGCTTTCAGCGCCATGCAGGCTCTGTCCAGGCGGAATGACGATCCGGAGCACGCCTCCCGTCCCTACGACATCGACCGCGACGGATTCGTGATGGGCGAGGGCGCAGGCGCTCTCGTCCTCGAAGCCGAAGAACATGCGCTGGCCCGGGGCGCCCGTATTTACGCCGAGCTGGCCGGCTCCGGCGTGACCGCGGATGCCTACCACATCACCGCCCCCGATCCCGAAGGCCTGGGCGCTACACGGGCGCTCAAGGCCGCCCTCTTCGACGCGCGGGCCCAGGCCACCGACGTCGTGCACGTCAACGCGCACGCCACTTCGACCCCGGTGGGCGACAAGCCCGAGTACACGGCCCTCAGGGCCGCCTTGGGGAACCACGTGGACAATGTCGCCGTCTCGGCTACCAAGTCGCAGACCGGCCACCTCCTGGGGGCCTCCGGCGCCGTCGAATCAGTGCTGACGGTCATGGCCATCTACGAGCGCAAGATGCCGGTGAGCATCAACCTGGAACGCCAGGACCCCGAAATTCCCCTGGACGTCGTCACGTCGGTTCGGGACATGCCCAGCGGCGACGTCGTCGCGCTGAACAACTCCTTCGGCTTCGGCGGCCACAACGCCGTCGTCGTTTTCCGCAACGTCTGA
- a CDS encoding DUF3145 domain-containing protein, which translates to MSVVMTRGVLFVHSAPTALCPHIEWAIGSVVDKRTDLEWTQQPAAPGMYRAELSWVGAQGTGALLASALRGWAHLRYEVTEEPSAGVDGGRWSHTPELGIFHAVTDVHGNIMVSEDRIRYAYESGAGDPAAVYHELSLALGEAWDEELEPFRHAAEGAPVRWLHQVG; encoded by the coding sequence ATGTCTGTTGTGATGACGCGTGGTGTGCTATTCGTGCACTCGGCGCCGACCGCGCTATGCCCGCATATCGAGTGGGCTATCGGGTCGGTGGTTGATAAGCGCACGGATCTTGAGTGGACGCAGCAGCCTGCCGCGCCCGGGATGTACCGCGCGGAATTGTCGTGGGTTGGTGCCCAGGGTACCGGGGCCCTGCTGGCTTCCGCATTGCGGGGCTGGGCCCATCTGCGGTACGAAGTGACGGAAGAGCCCAGCGCAGGTGTGGACGGCGGACGCTGGTCGCACACCCCCGAACTCGGTATTTTCCATGCCGTCACGGACGTCCACGGCAACATCATGGTCTCGGAAGACCGCATCCGCTACGCCTACGAATCGGGCGCGGGGGATCCGGCCGCCGTTTACCACGAGCTCTCGCTGGCACTCGGCGAGGCGTGGGACGAAGAACTCGAGCCGTTCCGGCACGCCGCCGAAGGCGCGCCGGTCCGTTGGCTCCACCAGGTGGGCTAA
- a CDS encoding tyrosine recombinase XerC: MEGEELPAEFAAALEAFGRYLQAERARSEHTIRAYLGDVANLLGFAAAGSAQHLADLSLSVLRSWLGSMNTAGMARATLARRAVAARTFMAWALREELIAENPSQRLKAPRRQSALPEVLQRRQMDQLFATLSDQAAEGDPVALRDRAMVELLYATGIRVSELAGLDVDDVDHDRRLVRVLGKGNKERSVPFGVPAATALDDWLRRGRGRLVVAGSGPALFLGRRGGRIDPRQVRSVAAGLLAAVPDTAASGPHALRHSAATHLLDGGADLRAVQEILGHTSLATTQLYTHVSVERLNSSYRQAHPRA; the protein is encoded by the coding sequence ATAGAAGGCGAGGAACTGCCGGCGGAGTTCGCCGCCGCCCTTGAAGCGTTCGGCCGGTACCTGCAGGCGGAACGGGCGCGGTCGGAACATACAATCCGTGCCTATCTGGGCGACGTGGCGAATCTGCTGGGTTTCGCGGCCGCCGGATCGGCGCAGCACCTGGCGGATCTCAGCCTGTCCGTCTTGAGGTCCTGGCTGGGGAGCATGAATACGGCCGGCATGGCCCGCGCGACCTTGGCGAGGCGAGCCGTCGCTGCGCGGACTTTCATGGCCTGGGCGTTGCGGGAAGAGCTGATTGCCGAGAATCCTTCACAGCGGCTGAAGGCCCCGCGACGCCAATCCGCGTTGCCGGAGGTGCTTCAACGGCGCCAGATGGACCAGCTCTTCGCAACGCTGTCGGACCAGGCCGCGGAGGGTGATCCGGTAGCGCTGCGGGATCGGGCCATGGTGGAACTGCTGTATGCCACGGGCATTCGAGTCAGCGAGCTGGCCGGCTTGGACGTCGACGATGTCGACCACGACCGTCGTCTCGTGCGGGTCCTGGGTAAGGGCAATAAGGAGCGCTCCGTCCCTTTCGGAGTCCCGGCGGCGACGGCCCTGGATGACTGGCTCCGGCGCGGACGCGGCCGCCTGGTGGTAGCGGGGAGCGGCCCGGCGCTCTTCCTGGGCCGGCGGGGTGGCCGCATTGATCCCCGGCAGGTCCGATCCGTGGCCGCCGGGCTGCTGGCGGCTGTTCCCGACACGGCGGCCAGCGGGCCACATGCCCTGCGGCACAGCGCGGCCACGCACCTGCTCGACGGCGGTGCGGATCTGCGCGCCGTCCAGGAAATCCTCGGGCACACCTCGCTCGCAACCACCCAGCTCTACACCCACGTATCGGTGGAACGGCTGAACTCCAGCTACCGGCAGGCCCATCCCCGGGCCTAA
- the dprA gene encoding DNA-processing protein DprA has product MAEALEERRARAALARLMEPSDWVGLALIAALGPVDALRVATGAIGPGQELEGELRRVLDRQAGGPQQSLLVDALQRWAPRVKDLAPERDLATMERLGGRLVIPSDDLWPPALGDLELGEPVCLWMRGSVDQGVPALNRNVAVVGSRDSTNYGNSVTGDMAAGLVQRGYCVISGGAYGIDAQAHRSALAAADDSNGVPTMAVMACGLDRYYPAGNEDLLRSIAARGIILAEVPPGSAPTRWRFLQRNRLIAALAGATVVVEARWRSGALNTAHHAAGLGRPVGAVPGSVYSANSAGTHRLLRDGSATCVTDAAEVAELAGPFDATGAPPQQEALADHDGLGVEDLLLLDALPIRQGVSVDKLAPVAGLPARSVLAGLGRLESRGLARQDGFGWRRARRP; this is encoded by the coding sequence ATGGCCGAAGCGTTGGAGGAGCGACGGGCCCGGGCGGCCCTGGCCCGACTCATGGAACCGTCGGACTGGGTGGGCCTGGCCCTCATCGCGGCCCTCGGTCCGGTCGACGCACTCCGGGTTGCCACCGGGGCGATCGGACCAGGCCAGGAGCTGGAAGGCGAGCTGCGGCGGGTGCTCGACCGGCAGGCGGGCGGGCCCCAACAATCATTGCTGGTGGATGCACTCCAGCGATGGGCTCCTCGGGTGAAGGACCTGGCTCCGGAGCGGGACCTTGCCACCATGGAACGGCTGGGCGGGCGGCTGGTTATTCCATCCGACGACCTCTGGCCTCCGGCGCTGGGCGATCTGGAACTGGGGGAGCCGGTATGCCTGTGGATGCGCGGAAGCGTTGACCAAGGTGTTCCGGCCTTGAACCGCAACGTTGCCGTGGTCGGATCCCGGGACAGCACCAACTACGGCAATTCCGTGACCGGAGACATGGCTGCCGGCCTGGTCCAGCGCGGCTACTGCGTCATTTCCGGAGGAGCGTACGGCATCGATGCCCAGGCCCACCGATCCGCGCTCGCGGCAGCAGATGACTCCAATGGTGTGCCGACCATGGCTGTCATGGCGTGCGGCCTGGACCGCTACTACCCTGCGGGCAACGAGGACCTGCTGCGGTCCATCGCTGCTCGCGGAATCATCCTCGCAGAGGTACCGCCGGGCTCGGCACCGACCAGATGGAGGTTTCTCCAGCGCAACAGGCTGATCGCGGCCCTGGCCGGTGCCACCGTTGTGGTGGAAGCGCGATGGCGCTCGGGCGCCTTGAACACCGCGCATCACGCGGCCGGCCTCGGCCGTCCTGTCGGCGCCGTGCCGGGGTCCGTGTACTCCGCGAATTCGGCCGGCACGCACCGGCTGTTGCGCGACGGCAGCGCCACGTGTGTCACGGATGCGGCGGAAGTAGCCGAGCTGGCCGGCCCCTTCGACGCCACGGGTGCGCCGCCTCAGCAGGAAGCGCTGGCCGACCATGACGGCCTTGGCGTGGAAGACCTGCTGCTGCTGGATGCCCTGCCGATCCGGCAGGGCGTCAGCGTCGACAAGCTCGCCCCCGTGGCAGGGCTGCCCGCACGCAGTGTCCTGGCCGGACTCGGCAGGCTTGAGTCGCGCGGCCTGGCACGGCAGGATGGCTTCGGCTGGCGCCGTGCGCGCAGACCGTAG
- a CDS encoding YifB family Mg chelatase-like AAA ATPase encodes MGLGRSFSVALVGLAGHIVEVEADIGQTLPAFVLLGLPDASLTEAKDRIRSAAKNAGIPLSRRKLTINLIPASLPKKGSGFDLAMLMAALQAAGDVGPSGSTVFLAELGLDGRLRPVRGILPAVMAAVEAGRPDVVVADRNRAEADLVPGACVRSFSTVAELLLAFGADPARIVLPPEEPEEGVGPDAPAAAAGRAPDMADIAGQHEARTALEVAAAGGHHIMLVGPPGAGKTMLAERLPGLLPDLPDHHAMEVTAVHSLSSTAARLTALLRRPPFENPHHTATAVSIIGGGCGMPRPGAASRAHRGVLFLDEAPEYDRAVLDALRQPLESGELVLHRAAGTATYPARFQLVLAANPCPCGRSDEKGIDCTCTPTQRRRYFGKLSGPLIDRIDLQLSLTRLRRSDMTSAEGQESTAMVAARVGRARQAQRDRLGRWGHALNAEVPAELFKGPLRLPRRTSVDLDRAMDNNVLTARGYNKVLRVAWTIADLAGQAAPDRDCVGMALAYRQNERMAA; translated from the coding sequence ATGGGGCTGGGCAGGTCTTTCTCGGTCGCGCTCGTCGGGCTGGCCGGCCACATTGTCGAGGTGGAGGCGGATATCGGCCAGACGCTGCCGGCCTTTGTGCTGCTTGGGCTTCCCGATGCGTCCCTTACTGAGGCCAAGGACCGGATCCGCTCGGCCGCCAAGAACGCCGGTATACCGCTGAGCCGCCGCAAGCTCACTATCAACCTGATTCCGGCATCGCTGCCGAAGAAGGGCTCGGGGTTCGACCTGGCGATGCTGATGGCCGCCCTCCAGGCCGCAGGGGACGTCGGTCCCAGCGGCAGCACCGTTTTCCTCGCGGAGCTGGGGCTGGACGGCAGGCTGCGGCCGGTTCGCGGCATCCTCCCGGCGGTTATGGCCGCCGTCGAGGCGGGACGCCCCGACGTGGTCGTGGCCGACAGGAACCGTGCCGAGGCGGACCTTGTGCCGGGTGCCTGCGTCCGCAGCTTCTCCACGGTGGCCGAACTGCTGCTGGCCTTCGGCGCCGATCCGGCCCGGATAGTCCTGCCGCCGGAGGAACCGGAGGAGGGCGTGGGTCCCGATGCGCCGGCCGCGGCCGCGGGACGGGCTCCCGACATGGCAGATATCGCCGGCCAGCATGAGGCCAGGACCGCGCTCGAGGTGGCCGCCGCCGGAGGGCACCACATCATGCTGGTCGGTCCGCCGGGCGCCGGAAAGACGATGCTGGCCGAACGGCTGCCAGGGCTTCTGCCGGACCTGCCGGACCATCATGCGATGGAAGTGACGGCGGTGCATTCCCTGAGCAGCACGGCCGCAAGGCTGACCGCGCTGCTGCGCCGCCCGCCGTTCGAGAATCCGCATCACACGGCGACCGCCGTGTCCATTATCGGCGGAGGTTGCGGAATGCCCCGTCCAGGGGCGGCTTCCCGCGCCCACCGCGGCGTGCTCTTCCTCGACGAGGCGCCCGAATACGACCGCGCGGTGCTTGACGCGCTGCGGCAGCCACTGGAGAGCGGAGAGCTGGTGCTTCACCGTGCCGCGGGGACCGCCACATATCCGGCCCGTTTCCAACTGGTGCTGGCCGCCAACCCGTGTCCCTGCGGCCGGTCGGACGAGAAGGGTATCGACTGCACCTGTACCCCTACCCAGCGCCGCCGGTACTTCGGCAAGCTTTCCGGCCCGCTGATTGACAGGATCGACCTTCAGCTGTCACTGACGCGCCTGCGACGGAGCGATATGACTTCCGCAGAGGGCCAAGAGAGTACGGCGATGGTGGCGGCCAGAGTCGGCCGGGCGCGGCAGGCCCAGCGCGATCGTCTGGGTCGGTGGGGCCACGCTCTGAACGCCGAGGTGCCCGCCGAGCTCTTCAAAGGTCCCCTGCGCCTGCCGCGTCGGACGTCAGTGGACCTCGACCGGGCCATGGACAACAACGTCCTCACGGCCCGCGGTTACAACAAAGTCCTGCGGGTGGCCTGGACCATCGCCGACTTGGCCGGTCAAGCCGCCCCGGACCGGGACTGCGTCGGCATGGCCTTGGCCTACCGCCAGAACGAAAGGATGGCCGCGTGA
- a CDS encoding YraN family protein codes for MEPMRAKDKLGRSGETLAAAYLEQAGQRVVDRNWRGPAGEIDIVALEGATVVVSEVKTRRSVDYGHPLEAITPAKVERLQILARQWLRAHGMSSNGYRIDAVAVLDDGDNPPVIEHLKAVG; via the coding sequence CTGGAGCCTATGAGAGCTAAAGACAAACTCGGCAGGTCCGGCGAAACGCTGGCCGCGGCCTACCTGGAACAAGCGGGACAGCGGGTGGTGGACCGCAACTGGCGTGGACCCGCCGGGGAAATCGACATCGTAGCCCTGGAAGGGGCCACAGTCGTCGTCTCCGAGGTCAAGACGCGAAGGTCGGTGGACTACGGCCATCCGCTGGAAGCCATCACCCCGGCCAAAGTCGAGCGGCTGCAGATCCTCGCGAGGCAGTGGCTGCGGGCCCACGGAATGTCCTCCAACGGCTACCGCATTGACGCGGTTGCCGTCCTGGATGACGGCGACAATCCGCCGGTCATTGAGCACCTCAAGGCTGTCGGCTGA
- a CDS encoding DUF2469 domain-containing protein, protein MSAEDLENYETDMELQLYREYRDVAGLFSYVVETERRFYLANHVDLQARSADGEVYFDLTMQDAWVWDIYRTARFVKKVRVLTFKDVNIEELTKSDDLTLPKDGNLGN, encoded by the coding sequence ATGAGCGCTGAAGACCTTGAGAATTATGAAACGGACATGGAGCTGCAGCTCTACCGGGAATACCGCGACGTCGCGGGGCTCTTCAGCTACGTTGTGGAGACGGAGCGGCGGTTCTATTTGGCCAACCACGTCGATCTCCAAGCTCGTTCTGCCGACGGCGAGGTCTACTTTGACCTAACGATGCAGGATGCCTGGGTTTGGGACATCTACCGGACGGCCCGGTTCGTCAAGAAGGTCCGCGTCTTGACCTTTAAGGACGTCAACATCGAAGAACTGACCAAGTCGGACGACCTGACCCTGCCGAAGGACGGCAACTTGGGCAACTGA
- a CDS encoding ribonuclease HII — protein MTPKNPHLRFERSLTSQGFRMVAGADEVGRGALAGPVTVGMVLIDAGAVKPLKGVRDSKLLNPRDRELLVPRIRTWAVAYGVGHASPDEIDSMGLTAALRLAGTRAWQAVLETSRPDVVILDGNFNWLSPVEQPTLFDAGTGTGCDAPVQTKIKADLNCLSVAAASVLAKVERDNLMAELARTHPEYGWEINKGYATAAHRTALTAHGASAVHRRSWRLIPAELLDVAGEPDVEAAGLGAAGEAPVAPAVRNVEAALAPGAQGGEHSERVAPGADPEAEAVYPGTGPESAAASPAADPEAEAEYPGTVPEQAAPAPSLA, from the coding sequence GTGACACCCAAGAACCCGCATCTGCGGTTCGAACGCTCCCTGACGTCACAGGGGTTCCGCATGGTTGCCGGCGCCGACGAGGTCGGCCGGGGCGCGCTGGCCGGGCCCGTCACCGTCGGAATGGTGCTCATTGATGCCGGCGCCGTCAAACCGCTGAAAGGCGTTCGGGACAGCAAGCTGCTCAACCCCAGGGACCGCGAGCTGCTGGTCCCCCGGATCCGCACCTGGGCGGTCGCCTACGGAGTCGGCCACGCCTCCCCGGACGAGATCGACTCCATGGGCCTGACGGCGGCGCTCAGGCTCGCCGGCACCCGCGCGTGGCAGGCGGTGCTGGAAACGTCCCGCCCCGACGTCGTGATCCTCGACGGAAACTTCAACTGGCTCTCGCCGGTCGAGCAACCCACCCTCTTCGATGCGGGCACCGGGACCGGATGCGACGCACCGGTACAGACGAAAATCAAGGCGGACCTGAACTGCCTCAGCGTCGCGGCGGCCAGCGTGCTGGCCAAGGTGGAGCGCGACAACCTCATGGCCGAGCTGGCCCGGACTCATCCCGAGTACGGCTGGGAAATCAACAAGGGATATGCGACGGCCGCCCATCGGACGGCGTTGACCGCGCACGGTGCGTCGGCCGTCCACAGACGCAGCTGGCGCCTGATTCCGGCGGAGCTGCTGGACGTCGCCGGCGAGCCGGATGTCGAGGCCGCCGGTCTGGGGGCGGCAGGGGAGGCACCCGTCGCTCCAGCTGTGCGGAATGTCGAGGCCGCACTGGCTCCCGGGGCGCAGGGCGGCGAGCACTCCGAGCGGGTGGCTCCCGGCGCCGACCCGGAGGCTGAAGCGGTGTATCCCGGCACGGGCCCGGAGTCTGCGGCAGCCTCTCCCGCCGCCGACCCGGAGGCTGAAGCGGAGTATCCCGGCACGGTCCCGGAGCAGGCGGCGCCCGCCCCCAGCCTGGCTTAG
- the lepB gene encoding signal peptidase I, giving the protein MEQAAEKRRNPALAWLKEIGIIVVVALLLSFLIKTFLFRAFYIPSTSMENTLEVNDRIFVNLLVPQPIGLERGDVVVFRDDLGWLPANGASNDGGNWFQQALTFVGLLPDSSEQHLVKRVIGIGGDRVVCCDADGRITVNGAALEEPYLHPESTNESQPFDVVVPDGKIWVMGDNRNHSADSREHRDEASGGFIDLDAVEGKAAVIAWPLDRMGVIGNYPEVFDTVPPAEGGGSAPANTPSGRSEQEGAE; this is encoded by the coding sequence ATGGAGCAGGCGGCAGAAAAGCGCAGGAACCCGGCTTTGGCCTGGCTGAAGGAAATCGGGATCATTGTCGTCGTCGCACTGTTGCTGTCCTTCCTGATCAAGACTTTCCTCTTCCGGGCCTTCTATATCCCGTCCACCTCGATGGAAAACACCCTCGAGGTCAATGACCGCATCTTCGTCAACCTTCTGGTGCCCCAGCCCATCGGCCTCGAGCGGGGCGACGTAGTGGTCTTCCGCGACGACCTGGGGTGGCTGCCGGCCAACGGTGCCAGCAACGACGGCGGGAACTGGTTCCAGCAGGCGCTCACCTTTGTCGGGCTGTTGCCGGACAGCTCCGAGCAGCACCTCGTCAAGCGCGTGATCGGCATCGGCGGAGACCGGGTGGTCTGCTGCGACGCGGACGGCCGGATCACGGTGAACGGGGCGGCATTGGAGGAGCCCTACCTGCACCCCGAGTCTACGAACGAAAGCCAGCCATTCGACGTCGTGGTTCCCGACGGTAAAATCTGGGTCATGGGGGACAACCGGAACCATTCGGCCGACTCCCGGGAACACCGCGATGAAGCCTCCGGAGGCTTCATCGACCTCGACGCGGTGGAAGGCAAAGCCGCCGTCATCGCCTGGCCACTGGACCGGATGGGCGTGATCGGCAACTATCCGGAGGTGTTCGATACCGTACCGCCTGCCGAGGGCGGCGGTTCAGCACCGGCCAACACGCCTTCCGGACGATCGGAGCAGGAGGGCGCAGAGTGA
- the lepB gene encoding signal peptidase I has product MQDHAAPRLNAGERSERRPGFPGWRFVFTALVAAIVLSAVVRATFVDVYYIPSASMEPALTEGDRVLVSRTDYHYGPIRRGDLVVFDGRGSFAPLRSGNPAYVDALLQVGQWFGFAGNGTTYVKRVIGLPGDSVECCTAEGLLEVNGEALAEPYIQPGDAPSDLEFSVRVPQDRLWLMGDHRSVSADSRGLLGAPGGGMVPTDRVIGRPTHIIWPLDRSGELERIALGTGSDEGK; this is encoded by the coding sequence GTGCAAGACCATGCAGCTCCCCGCCTAAACGCCGGGGAGCGCTCAGAACGCCGGCCCGGGTTTCCGGGCTGGCGTTTTGTCTTCACGGCCCTGGTTGCCGCCATCGTGCTGAGCGCGGTGGTCCGGGCAACCTTTGTTGACGTCTACTACATTCCGTCGGCGTCGATGGAACCCGCACTGACAGAGGGCGACCGCGTCCTGGTTTCGCGGACCGACTACCACTACGGCCCGATCCGCAGGGGGGACCTGGTTGTTTTCGACGGCCGCGGCTCGTTTGCCCCGCTCCGCAGCGGGAATCCGGCCTACGTCGATGCTTTGCTGCAGGTGGGGCAGTGGTTCGGGTTCGCGGGAAACGGCACAACCTACGTGAAGCGGGTCATCGGGCTGCCCGGCGACTCCGTGGAATGCTGCACTGCCGAGGGCCTGCTGGAGGTCAACGGCGAGGCCTTGGCCGAGCCCTATATCCAGCCGGGAGACGCGCCGAGCGACCTGGAGTTCTCCGTCCGCGTGCCACAGGATAGGTTGTGGTTGATGGGGGACCACCGGTCGGTGTCTGCCGATTCCCGGGGCCTTCTCGGAGCACCCGGCGGCGGCATGGTTCCGACGGACCGGGTGATCGGGAGGCCGACACACATTATCTGGCCGCTGGACAGGTCCGGCGAGCTGGAACGAATCGCCCTGGGAACAGGGTCGGATGAAGGAAAATAG
- the rplS gene encoding 50S ribosomal protein L19, whose product MHILDSVDAASLRSDIPEFRAGDTVKVHVNIVEGKNARIQVFQGFVMGRQGDGVRETFTVRKVSFGVGVERTFPVHSPIIDRIEVLTKGDVRRAKLYYMRDRHGKAAKIKEKRDFGSAK is encoded by the coding sequence ATGCACATCCTCGACTCCGTCGACGCAGCCTCGCTGCGCAGCGACATTCCCGAGTTCCGCGCCGGTGACACCGTCAAGGTCCACGTGAACATCGTTGAAGGCAAGAACGCTCGTATCCAGGTATTCCAGGGCTTTGTCATGGGCCGCCAGGGCGACGGCGTTCGCGAGACCTTCACCGTCCGCAAGGTTTCCTTCGGCGTCGGCGTCGAGCGTACGTTCCCGGTCCACTCTCCGATCATCGACCGGATCGAAGTTTTGACCAAGGGCGACGTCCGCCGCGCCAAGCTGTACTACATGCGCGACCGCCATGGCAAGGCCGCCAAGATCAAGGAAAAGCGCGACTTCGGCTCCGCCAAGTAG
- the trmD gene encoding tRNA (guanosine(37)-N1)-methyltransferase TrmD produces MRIDVVSIFPEYLDALELSLIGKARQDGLLELNVRNLRDFTTDRHRTVDDTPYGGGAGMVMKPEPWALALEAVLESAGAGAPADGAEPGPDSAADDRRPVLIVPSPAGEVFTQSIAHELAAEQHLVFACGRYEGIDERVLEWAAGSFRVRPMSLGDYVLNGGEVAVLAMVEAIGRLIPGVVGNPESLVEESHADGLLEYPVYTKPSVWRGRAVPEVLLSGNHAKIARFRRDQQLRRTALRRPDLAGALAPEQLTASDQSVLAEAAGRQELQDSQER; encoded by the coding sequence GTGCGCATCGACGTCGTCAGCATTTTTCCCGAGTATCTGGACGCGCTGGAGCTCTCCCTCATCGGCAAGGCGCGGCAGGACGGGCTGCTGGAACTCAACGTTCGCAACCTGCGCGACTTCACGACGGACCGGCACCGGACGGTGGACGACACCCCGTACGGCGGCGGGGCCGGCATGGTGATGAAGCCCGAGCCGTGGGCGCTGGCGCTCGAAGCGGTGCTGGAATCGGCGGGGGCAGGGGCCCCCGCCGACGGTGCCGAACCTGGCCCGGACAGCGCGGCGGACGACCGCCGCCCCGTGCTGATCGTTCCCTCGCCCGCCGGCGAGGTCTTCACGCAGTCGATCGCCCACGAGCTGGCGGCCGAGCAGCACCTTGTGTTCGCCTGCGGCCGCTACGAGGGAATCGATGAGCGTGTCCTCGAGTGGGCCGCGGGCTCCTTCCGGGTCAGGCCCATGAGCCTGGGCGACTACGTGCTCAACGGCGGCGAAGTGGCTGTCCTGGCAATGGTCGAGGCGATCGGCCGGCTGATTCCGGGTGTCGTGGGGAATCCCGAGTCCCTGGTCGAAGAGTCCCACGCCGACGGGCTGCTCGAGTACCCTGTCTACACCAAGCCCTCGGTCTGGCGCGGCCGGGCCGTGCCCGAGGTTCTGCTCAGCGGCAACCACGCCAAAATTGCGCGCTTCCGCCGCGATCAACAGCTACGCCGCACGGCCCTCCGCCGGCCGGACCTGGCCGGCGCCCTGGCGCCGGAGCAGCTGACTGCGTCGGACCAGTCCGTCCTGGCCGAAGCCGCCGGTCGGCAGGAGCTGCAGGACTCGCAGGAACGGTAG